The genomic interval GACCTCCGCCTACGCCGCCAATCGCGAGCGCGGGCAGCAGTCTGCCACCCGCGATGCAACGCTCTTTGATCAGGGCGATCAACGCTGAATCCCCAGGCCCATCATGCCGTTACCGGCGACTTGCGGGAAAATGCCCGAGACAGCATCCATGGCAACACCAACAGCATCACGGCGGCAATCCACAAGCCAACAGAGATCGCTGAATTCCACAGAATGCCAACTTCCCCGCCGCTGATGGAAAGCGCCCGGCGCAGATTATCTTCCATCAGTCCGCCCAGCACGTACCCCAGAATCACGGGCGCCAGTGAGAAGCCGAGTTTGCGCAAGGCATAACCGAAAACACCAATGATCAGCATCAGGTAAATGGCCATCAGATCGGAATGCAGCTGATACACACCAACAAACGCCAGAATCGCAATTCCCGGCACCAGTACCCAGCGTGGCATGGTGAGGGTCTTGGCAAACAGGCCCGCAAGCGGAAGGTTGAGCGCCAACAGCACCAGGTTGCCGATATAGAGTGAGGCAATCAGGCCACCGGCCACTTCAGGGCGCTCGGTAAACAGCATGGGGCCGGGCGTGATGTTGTAGAGCATGAGCGCGCCAAGCAGAACCGCAGTGGTTCCTGAGCCCGGAATGCCGAGCGTCAGCATCGGTACAAAAGAGCCAGCAGCGGAGGCATTATTACCTGCCTCGGGGGCGGCCAGGCCGCGCATATCGCCGGTACCGAAGGTGTTGTGCTTATCGGACAGACGCTTCTCAGTGGTGTACGTGACGGCACCTGCTACAGAGGCCCCTGTGCCTGGCAACACACCCACGATGAAACCGATCACACCGCTGCGCAGCATCGCCCACTTGCAGTAAAGCAATTCTTTGGCGCTGACCATCACACGGCCCAGTGGCGGTATTTCCTGGTTCGCGTTCTTGCCGTGGGCATGCTCCAGCATCAGCAGGATCTCGCTGATAGCGAACAGGCCGATGATCATCACCACAAAGTCGATGCCGTCGTACAGCTCAGCCATGCCGAAGGTGAACCGCATCACCCCAGTACCGGAGTCGACGCCGACCATGGCAATCAGCACACCGAGCACGGCTCCAATGCCGGTTTTGATCGGGTCGTTACCCATCATCACCGACATGGATGCAAAGGCAAAAACCATGAGTGCGAAGAACTCGGCCGGGCCAAACATTACGGCCACTTCCGCCAGCAGCGGTGCGAACAACGTCAGGCCAATGATGGCAATGGTTGCGCCCACGAACGAACTGACCGCAGAGAGTCCCAACGCCGGCCCAGCCAGTCCCTTCTTGGCCAACGGATGGCCATCAAGGGTAGTCATCACCGCGCCGGCGTCGCCCGGCACATTTAGCAGAATGCTGGACATACGTCCGCCATATTCTGCCCCCGTGTAAACACCCGCCAGCAGGATCAGCGCGGACTCCGCAGGCAACCCGAGGGTGTAGGCCAGCGGCATCAGAATGGCAATGCCATTGATAGGGCCGATGCCTGGCAGCGCGCCAAACAACGTACCAAGTAGTGCCCCAAGAAAAGCCAGCCCCAGATTCATGGGGCTGAGGGCAACGTCAAAACCTTGAATCAGAAAATCGAACATACCAGGCACCTCAGTTGAAGTCGGGCAGCCAGTGGCCGCCTGGCAAAGCAATACCCAACCCGAGGGTAAACAGGTAATAGCTCCCCAGGGTCATCAGCACTCCAGCGATCACGGCTTTTTTCCAGGAGGCCTCAAAAAGGCGGGCCAGGGACAGCACGGTCAGGAAGGTCATGACGACATAGCCCAGACGGGTAAACAGCAAGGCATAAACCAGGAGCACTCCCAGAACGGCTAACAGCTTCAGGGTTACTCGCTTGTCGGGCCAGTCACCGTTCTCGCCGGGCCGGAACACCAGCACCAGTGACAAGGTGGCCAGAATGGCCGATAGCAGGATAGGGAATGCTTTCGGCCCAACGGGCTCGTAGCTGAAGTTCACCTGAAACTGTGAGGCATTAAAGGCGGCGAATGCCGCCAAACCGATCAAGGCAAGCCCCAGAATACGGTCGGCGGCAATTCTCATTGTGTCAGCCCAACTTCTTTAGCCAATTCCTTGAACTGGACAACCATCTCTTTCACGTATGTGTCGAAGTTGTCGCCATAGCGCTCCATGGGAAACAGGCCACGCGCGTCACGCATCTCGGCAAACTTCTCGGTACCCGCCAATTCTTCCAGTCGCGCCACCCAGGCGTTGTATGCCTCATCACTCACGTTCGGCCCCATGTAGTAACCACGCCAGATCGGCCATTGCACGTCGTAACCCTGCTCTTCCGCGGTAGGAATATCGGCGTAAGGGCCACCCACACGTTCTTCGGCCAACGCAGCCAGCACGCGCACTTTGCCGGAATCCAGGTGTGGGCGAAGTTCAGAGAGGTCGCCGGTGAACACATGGATGTGCTCGCCCAGAAGTGCCGCCAGAGATTCACCGCCACCTTCAAAGGCCACATAGCGCAAATCCCGGGGTGAAACATCGGCTGCCTTGGCGGTAAGCGCTGCCTTCATCCAGTCCTGACTGCCAACAGTACCACCGGCACCAAAGACGATCTTGCCAGGCTGTGTCTTCAGATCCTGGGCCAGCTCTTTCAGGTTCTGCCAGGGGGCATCAGCTTTCACCACGATGGCGCCATAATCCACACCCAGGGCACCCAACCAGCGCACTTCGTCGGCGTCATACTGGCCAAATTTGCCCAGTGCCAGATTAACGGCAGCGCCGGTACTGGCGGCAACGATGAGGTTGGGGTCGTCCTTACGAACACCGTTGACGTGGTTGTAGGCGACGGCTCCGATACCGCCAGGCATGTAGCTGACCATCATGGGCTGGTCGATCAACCCTGTTTCCTGCAGGGCATTGGCGGCAAGACGGCACGTGAGGTCATAACCACCGCCTGGTTTGGCAGGTGCGATACATTCGGTGGGTTTGGCGAAGGCCTGAACGGATCCGGTCATCAAGGCAGCGCCCATAACAGCGGCTGCAGACCGGCGAAGGAATGCGGTGTTGAATTTCATGTCGAACTCCTGTTGTATTTGTTTTGAGCGGAGCGCAGCGACGCGCCTCCGCCACCCATCGTATCGATGGCCAGAGTTATCCTATGGACACAACCTGTCATTAACCTGTCAGCCATCGATAATCGCTGTCCGCCACTTTCAAGAAACCCGCCATGCGTCTGCTGATCGTTGAAGATGACCCGTTAATTGCCGACTCTCTGCATCAGGGCCTGGCACCCCTGGGCAACACGGTGGAGGTATTCACCAGCCTTAAGGAGGCGCGCGCTGCACTGGCGCACAACCAGTTCGACCTGGTGGTACTGGACCTGGGTCTGCCGGATGGCAGTGGGCTTTCGTTACTGGAGGAAATTCGCGAGCGACGCGATACCACACCGATCATGATCCTGACGGCCCGCGACGGCGTAGCAGAGCGGGTTAAAGGCTTGGACCTGGGTGCCGACGATTACCTGACCAAACCATTTTCCCTACCGGAACTCCAGGCCCGGGTGCGGGCCTTGCTTCGCCGGAGCCAGCAGCGCATCGACAATCATCTCCGCTTTGGCCCCCTGTGCTTTGATCCCGCCTCCGGCCACGCCACTTTGTTCGGTGAGCATCTGGACCTACCGCCCCGGGAGCTGGGATTGATAGAGGGTTTGCTCCTGTACGCAGGGCGTATTGCCCCGCGTGAGCACCTGATTAACCGGCTGTTCGGCTTTGGTGAGGCCGGCCCCAATGCCTTAGAGGTCTACGTCAGCCGACTGCGCAAACGCTTGCAAGGCAGCGGCGTGCGCATCCGCACTCTGCGCGGCCTGGGATATCGCCTCGAGGATGATCCGGAGTGATCGTTGTTAAGGGCACCCTGAAACAGCGGCTAGGTGCCTGGCTGCTCGCAGCGTTTGGCGTTCTTGGCACATTTCTGCTGATTGAGGCATACACCAGCGCGGAGCGGGCAGCAGATCGTGCTTATGACAGTTTGCTAAAGGCGGCCAGCCTGACAATCGGCGAAGCGGTCCAGTGGCAGGGCGGCCAGCCAGTGGTGGAGATACCCGCCGCCGCCTTTCAGATGCTCGCAACCGGGCAGCAGGAGCGGGTGTTTTATGCGGTTGTGGACAACGACGGCCAGTCGGTGACGGGCAATCTGGATGCGGCGACTTTGGAGACACTGCATCACCATGCGTCACGTCAGTCTGAGCCGGTTTGGAGCTTCCTTCAGTATGCCGGCGCACCCATCAGGGTTCACGGCCGCCAATTGAAATCCGCTGGCTGGGAATCCGTAGAGCCCTTGCAGATCTGGGTCGGCCACACCCTTTCCGGCCGGGAATCCCTGACTCAAGACCTGTTCACCAAGGCTCTGATCCGGTTTGTTGTCATGGTTATGCTGACCGGGCTGCTAATGTTGGTGGCCATTCGAACGGCATTGGGCCCGGTCCGGCGCCTGCGACAGCTCATCCGCCAGCGCAAAGCTGATGACGTCAGCCCCCTGAACGCGGAAGTGCCGGGCGAGCTGTACGACATGGCGGAAACTCTGAACGCTCTTTTCGAACGACAGAGGGAAGGCCGCAATGCGCTACTGCGCTTCAGCGCCGATGCCAGCCACCAGCTGAAAACACCTCTTGCAGGGCTGCAAAGCACGAGCGAACTGGCACTGCAAAGCAACCAGCCGGAGGACTGGCGTAAGGCGCT from Marinobacter sp. LA51 carries:
- a CDS encoding tripartite tricarboxylate transporter permease, which translates into the protein MFDFLIQGFDVALSPMNLGLAFLGALLGTLFGALPGIGPINGIAILMPLAYTLGLPAESALILLAGVYTGAEYGGRMSSILLNVPGDAGAVMTTLDGHPLAKKGLAGPALGLSAVSSFVGATIAIIGLTLFAPLLAEVAVMFGPAEFFALMVFAFASMSVMMGNDPIKTGIGAVLGVLIAMVGVDSGTGVMRFTFGMAELYDGIDFVVMIIGLFAISEILLMLEHAHGKNANQEIPPLGRVMVSAKELLYCKWAMLRSGVIGFIVGVLPGTGASVAGAVTYTTEKRLSDKHNTFGTGDMRGLAAPEAGNNASAAGSFVPMLTLGIPGSGTTAVLLGALMLYNITPGPMLFTERPEVAGGLIASLYIGNLVLLALNLPLAGLFAKTLTMPRWVLVPGIAILAFVGVYQLHSDLMAIYLMLIIGVFGYALRKLGFSLAPVILGYVLGGLMEDNLRRALSISGGEVGILWNSAISVGLWIAAVMLLVLPWMLSRAFSRKSPVTA
- a CDS encoding tripartite tricarboxylate transporter TctB family protein encodes the protein MRIAADRILGLALIGLAAFAAFNASQFQVNFSYEPVGPKAFPILLSAILATLSLVLVFRPGENGDWPDKRVTLKLLAVLGVLLVYALLFTRLGYVVMTFLTVLSLARLFEASWKKAVIAGVLMTLGSYYLFTLGLGIALPGGHWLPDFN
- a CDS encoding Bug family tripartite tricarboxylate transporter substrate binding protein, whose protein sequence is MKFNTAFLRRSAAAVMGAALMTGSVQAFAKPTECIAPAKPGGGYDLTCRLAANALQETGLIDQPMMVSYMPGGIGAVAYNHVNGVRKDDPNLIVAASTGAAVNLALGKFGQYDADEVRWLGALGVDYGAIVVKADAPWQNLKELAQDLKTQPGKIVFGAGGTVGSQDWMKAALTAKAADVSPRDLRYVAFEGGGESLAALLGEHIHVFTGDLSELRPHLDSGKVRVLAALAEERVGGPYADIPTAEEQGYDVQWPIWRGYYMGPNVSDEAYNAWVARLEELAGTEKFAEMRDARGLFPMERYGDNFDTYVKEMVVQFKELAKEVGLTQ
- a CDS encoding response regulator transcription factor, whose translation is MRLLIVEDDPLIADSLHQGLAPLGNTVEVFTSLKEARAALAHNQFDLVVLDLGLPDGSGLSLLEEIRERRDTTPIMILTARDGVAERVKGLDLGADDYLTKPFSLPELQARVRALLRRSQQRIDNHLRFGPLCFDPASGHATLFGEHLDLPPRELGLIEGLLLYAGRIAPREHLINRLFGFGEAGPNALEVYVSRLRKRLQGSGVRIRTLRGLGYRLEDDPE
- a CDS encoding sensor histidine kinase, with the protein product MIVVKGTLKQRLGAWLLAAFGVLGTFLLIEAYTSAERAADRAYDSLLKAASLTIGEAVQWQGGQPVVEIPAAAFQMLATGQQERVFYAVVDNDGQSVTGNLDAATLETLHHHASRQSEPVWSFLQYAGAPIRVHGRQLKSAGWESVEPLQIWVGHTLSGRESLTQDLFTKALIRFVVMVMLTGLLMLVAIRTALGPVRRLRQLIRQRKADDVSPLNAEVPGELYDMAETLNALFERQREGRNALLRFSADASHQLKTPLAGLQSTSELALQSNQPEDWRKALQTVHDSSARTSRLAGQLLSLSRLRHAEARPKTQIDLSDLLRETITEWADRNVAKHHDLGMAALPDAPVYIQGEPWSLHELIGNLIDNALRYTPAGSEITLSLTKQESTVELRIQDNGPGVDSELLDRLHQPFERGGRQDTEGSGLGLAIVNSIVQRHQATFEIHSEPGHGLCICIIFPVLAEET